A single region of the Salvelinus sp. IW2-2015 linkage group LG20, ASM291031v2, whole genome shotgun sequence genome encodes:
- the LOC111981331 gene encoding ras-related protein Rab-5C, with protein MAGRGGPARTNGAAASNKICQFKLVLLGESAVGKSSLVLRFVKGQFHEYQESTIGAAFLTQTVCLDDTTVKFEIWDTAGQERYHSLAPMYYRGAQAAIVVYDITNTDTFTRAKNWVKELQRQASPNIVIALAGNKADLANKRAVDFQEAQAYADDNSLLFMETSAKTAMNVNEIFMAIAKKLPKNEPAGGAGGRAGGRXGVDLQEAAPQAGGSKCCGGN; from the exons ATGGCAGGTCGAGGAGGACCAGCACGGACCAACGGCGCGGCGGCCAGCAACAAGATCTGCCAGTTCAAGCTGGTGCTGCTGGGAGAGTCAGCGGTGGGCAAGTCCAGCTTGGTGCTGCGCTTCGTCAAGGGCCAGTTCCACGAGTACCAGGAGAGCACCATCGGAG CTGCCTTCCTCACACAGACYGTCTGCTTGGATGACACAACAGTTAAGTTTGAGATCTGGGACACTGCAGGGCAGGAACGGTATCACAGCCTGGCCCCTATGTACTACAGAGGAGCGCAGGCTGCCATCGTGGTCTATGACATCACCAACACA GATACATTCACTCGTGCAAAGAACTGGGTGAAGGAGCTCCAACGACAAGCCAGCCCTAACATCGTTATTGCACTGGCAGGGAACAAAGCTGACCTGGCCAACAAAAGAGCTGTGGACTTCCAG gaaGCACAAGCGTACGCAGATGACAACAGTTTGCTCTTCATGGAGACTTCAGCCAAGACGGCCATGAACGTCAATGAGATCTTTATGGCCATAG CCAAGAAGCTTCCTAAGAACGAGCCWGCGGGTGGAGCCGGTGGCCGGGCCGGTGGTCGGSCAGGAGTRGAYYTGCAGGAAGCCGCCCCACAGGCTGGTGGTAGCAAGTGCTGTGGTGGGAACTAA
- the LOC111981327 gene encoding LOW QUALITY PROTEIN: voltage-gated delayed rectifier potassium channel KCNH4-like (The sequence of the model RefSeq protein was modified relative to this genomic sequence to represent the inferred CDS: inserted 2 bases in 2 codons), whose protein sequence is MQKTCTCRFLHGAETSERVRQQVDKALEGQQEYQGEVCFYMRNGNPFWCLLDIVPIKNEKGEVVLFLFSFKDVTESYGKSXPSQQQERGGGHRKRSRSHFSQARERGRTVLYHLTNQFSKRGKGKLPNSVFQKPSLPEYKVAAVQKSRFILLHYSVSKALWDWLILLATFYVAVTVPFNVCFVSHQDVNDCDSRSTIASDIAVEMLFILDIILNFRTTFVSQSGQVVYDARSIYLHYCGTWFFIDLFAALPFDLLYAFNITVTSLVHLLKTVRLLRLLRLLQKLDRYSQYSAVVLTLLMSVFALLAHWMACVWYVIGHKEIESSDPVTWDIGELAAELGKRLETPYINSTVGGPSMPSAYIASPLLHLSSLTSVGFXAMCANTDAEKIFSICIMLMGALMHAVVFGNVTAIIQRMYSRRSLYHTRMKDIKDFIRVHRLPQLLKQRMLEYFQTTWSVNNGINANELLRDFPDELRADIAMHLNKDILQLPVFERASRGCLRSLSLHIKTSFCAPGEYLIRQGDALQANYFVCSGSLEVLKDGMVLAILGKGDLIGADLTAQDKVIKTNADVKALTYCDLQHISVRALREVLGLYPEYGSRFSSDIHHNLTYNLREGSEAEGLTRFSRSPRLSQERADKDHKLPFIVEAEDVESGEDMSHCSTGASHQGRLLLMHGLSSPVCQPGLSSLLGEELRHVSALHLCRSPAQGGRGHSPSPQLLSNEEVTPAPVPNMVTDHSSSHRPAKLLIPSLHCVSPLDLSPRVVDGIEDNGQSFHFNVDQGEAKTNSKDPFQVSANLLLETEEVRQNISQLSKEMNTLNQEVSNLTKELHEMMCFLQAHVTMFHYPSAISTYPYGLQMAPNPNPSSNMTAANDWQTRVPFSMPAGPHPSHLQYEPLSHPARNMWAYSGVPTQGRGPRMSQKVEVEHLHQTSNHRSSCLHPCCSDRGRTTGQGLEAQYRPFPTSRTTPNSPYMGHSQCRTGPSLLNLSSVFPVLPGAGPGQVEYKASIPTISTFRPLCSPGSLSQSHPSLSVQVNSDRSHSPPISPMPIHVSLTPTGQPQFHTTFSSQSGVYMSVSPTYNQTHNQTTQGQGSLNRARKNDLVGSSPVHTLDSSLPLVGQSAGQEPDCGGPNIEYPQDRERLKRMQSDAEQAESQTQETNISTQQALEVEPLWGLEVTH, encoded by the exons ATGCAGAAAACGTGCACGTGTCGCTTCCTGCACGGGGCGGAGACCAGTGAGAGGGTGAGGCAGCAGGTGGACAAGGCCCTGGAGGGACAGCAGGAGTACCAGGGGGAGGTGTGCTTCTACATGAGGAACG GAAATCCATTCTGGTGCCTTCTTGACATCGTGCCGATTAAGAATGAGAAGGGTGAAGTGGTTCTATTCCTTTTCTCCTTCAAGGATGTCACTGAGTCGTACGGAAAAA CACCATCACAGCaacaggagagggggggaggccACAG AAAACGCAGCCGTTCCCACTTTTCCCAAgccagggagaggggaaggactGTCCTGTACCACCTCACCAACCAGTTCTCCAAGAGGGGCAAGGGGAAACTGCCCAAT AGTGTATTCCAGAAGCCCTCTCTCCCAGAGTACAAGGTGGCGGCGGTGCAGAAGTCCCGCTtcatcctgctccactacagcgtATCCAAGGCCCTGTGGGATTGGCTGATCCTCCTGGCTACCTTCTACGTGGCGGTCACCGTGCCCTTCAATGTCTGCTTCGTCAGTCACCAGGACGTCAACGACTGTGACTCCCGTAGCACCATTGCCAGTGACATCGCCGTGGAAATGCTCTTCATTCTAG ATATCATCCTGAACTTTAGGACCACCTTCGTGAGTCAGTCGGGTCAAGTGGTGTACGATGCCCGCTCAATCTACCTCCATTACTGTGGCACCTGGTTCTTTATAGACCTCTTTGCTGCTCTGCCCTTTGACCTCCTCTACGCCTTCAACATCACAGTG ACCTCTCTGGTCCACCTCCTGAAGACGGTGCGTTTGCTGCGGCTGCTGCGGTTGTTACAGAAGCTGGACCGTTACTCCCAGTACAGTGCTGTGGTCCTGACCCTGCTCATGTCTGTGTTCGCCCTGCTTGCCCACTGGATGGCCTGCGTCTGGTACGTCATTGGCCACAAGGAGATAGAGAGCAGCGACCCTGTCACCTGGGATATAGGTGA GCTGGCTGCAGAGCTGGGGAAGCGGTTGGAGACCCCATACATCAACAGTACGGTTGGCGGCCCCTCCATGCCCAGTGCCTACATCGCCTCCCCTCTACTTCACCTGAGCAGCCTCACCAGTGTGGGCT TGGCAATGTGTGCCAACACAGACGCCGAGAAAATCTTCTCCATCTGCATCATGCTCATGGGGG CCCTGATGCATGCAGTGGTCTTCGGTAACGTGACGGCCATCATCCAGCGCATGTACTCTCGACGCTCGCTCTACCACACGCGTATGAAGGACATCAAGGACTTTATCCGTGTRCACCGTCTGCCCCAGCTGCTGAAACAGAGGATGCTGGAGTACTTCCAGACCACCTGGTCTGTCAACAACGGCATCAACGCCAACGAG CTGCTGCGTGACTTCCCAGACGAACTTCGTGCGGACATCGCCATGCACCTGAACAAGGACATCCTGCAGCTGCCAGTGTTTGAGCGGGCCAGTAGGGGGTGTCTGCGCTCCCTCTCCTTGCACATTAAGACCTCGTTCTGTGCCCCGGGAGAGTACCTCATCCGCCAGGGGGACGCGCTGCAGGCCAACTACTTTGTCTGCTCTGGGTCTCTAGAGGTGCTGAAGGACGGCATGGTCCTTGCTATCCTGG GCAAAGGTGATCTGATTGGGGCAGACCTGACAGCGCAAGACAAGGTGATCAAGACCAATGCGGACGTGAAGGCTCTGACCTACTGTGACCTGCAGCACATCAGTGTCCGTGCCCTGAGGGAGGTCCTGGGCCTCTACCCAGAGTACGGCAGTCGCTTCAGCTCTGATATACACCACAACCTCACCTACAACCTGAGAGAGGGCAGCGAGGCAGAG GGACTGACAAGGTTCTCACGGTCCCCTCGGCTCTCTCAG GAGCGAGCTGATAAGGACCACAAGCTTCCCTTCATTGTGGAGGCAGAAGATGTGGAGTCTGGTGAGGACATGAGCCACTGTTCCACCGGTGCATCCCACCAAGGACGGCTGCTCCTGATGCATGGCCTGAGCAGCCCCGTCTGCCAACCTGGCCTCAGCAGCCTGCTGGGGGAGGAGCTTCGACATGTCAGTGCGCTCCATCTCTGCCGCTCCCCAGCTCAGGGCGGCAGAGGCCATAGCCCATCCCCTCAGCTGCTGTCCAATGAGGAGGTTACTCCCGCCCCAGTGCCCAACATGGTCACAGATCACAGCTCATCCCATAGGCCAGCCAAGCTGCTCATACCCTCCCTACATTGTGTCAGCCCTCTGGACCTCAGCCCCAG GGTTGTGGATGGAATTGAGGATAATGGGCAGTCATTTCACTTCAATGTGGATCAAGGCGAGGCAAAGACCAATAGCAAAG ACCCATTCCAGGTGAGCGCCAACTTACTTCTGGAAACAGAGGAGGTGAGACAGAACATCAGCCAGCTAAGCAAAGAG ATGAATACCCTTAACCAGGAGGTGTCCAACCTGACCAAGGAGCTCCACGAGATGATGTGTTTCCTGCAGGCCCATGTGACCATGTTTCATTACCCCTCTGCCATCTCCACCTATCCTTACGGCCTGCAGATggcccctaaccccaaccccagcAGCAACATgactgctgccaatgactggcaGACACGGGTGCCTTTCAGTATGCCCGCTGGACCTCACCCATCTCACCTCCAATATGAGCCCCTCAGCCACCCTGCCAGGAACATGTGGGCCTACAGTGGGGTGCCCACCCAGGGCAGAGGTCCCAGGATGAGTCAGAAGGTGGAGGTTGAGCACCTTCACCAGACGTCCAATCACAGGTCATCCTGTTTACATCCGTGCTGCTCGGACAGAGGCAGAACCACTGGTCAGGGACTTGAAGCCCAGTACAGGCCTTTCCCGACCTCCAGAACTACACCCAACTCACCCTACATGGGCCACTCCCAATGCCGGACTGGGCCATCTCTTCTGAACCTCAGCTCTGTCTTCCCAGTACTCCCAGGTGCGGGTCCTGGTCAAGTTGAGTACAAAGCCTCCATCCCCACCATCAGTACCTTTCGTCCCCTATGTTCCCCAGGCAGCCTCAGCCAGTCCCACCCCTCCCTGAGTGTCCAGGTCAACTCTGACCGCAGCCATTCACCGCCCATCTCCCCAATGCCTATCCACGTCTCACTGACCCCTACCGGCCAACCACAGTTCCACACCACCTTCAGCTCTCAGTCTGGGGTCTACATGTCTGTCAGCCCAACATACAATCAGACGCACAACCAGACCACGCAGGGGCAGGGCTCTCTCAACAGAGCCAGGAAGAATGACCTGGTGGGCTCCAGCCCTGTCCACACACTGGACTCATCCTTACCTCTAGTGGGGCAGTCAGCAGGGCAAGAGCCAGACTGTGGAGGGCCTAACATTGAGTATccacaggacagggagagacttAAGAGGATGCAGAGTGATGCTGAGCAGGCAGAGTCCCAGACCCAGGAGACCAACATCAGCACACAGCAGGCCCTGGAAGTCGAGCCTCTCTGGGGCTTGGAGGTGACACATTAG
- the LOC111981330 gene encoding LOW QUALITY PROTEIN: histone acetyltransferase KAT2A (The sequence of the model RefSeq protein was modified relative to this genomic sequence to represent the inferred CDS: substituted 1 base at 1 genomic stop codon), giving the protein MSDPAAQALQPRLHQAQSGGTAGSNAAAVGSGSGNSDPVRPGLSQQQRASQKKAQVRAFPRAKKLEKLGVFSACKASDTCKCNGWKNPQPPTATRSMDLQQQAASLSESCRSCGHALAAHVSHLENVSEEEINRLLGMVVDVENLFMSVHKEEDTDTKQVYFYLFKVXHHFPLHSNQXXXXXXXXXXXYXXPQGVLNFVQYKFSHLAPRERQTMFELSKMFLLCLNYWKLETPTQFRQRSQKDDGTAYKVDYTRWLCYCHVPQSNDSLPRYETTQVFGRSLLKSIFTVTRRQLLEKFRVEKDKLLPEKRTLILTHFPKFLSMLEEEIYGENSPIWEADFTMPASEGGQLGHQLVISPAAVSGSPSFTKGMNSGSSLGSLALDSGVAEPVTGEKRKLPEVLTLEDAKRIRVMGDIPMELVNEVMMTVTDPAAMLGPETSLLSANAARDETARLEERRGIIEFHVIGNSLSQKSNKKILMWLVGLQNVFSHQLPRMPKEYITRLVFDPKHKTLALIKDGRVIGGICFRMFPTQGFTEIVFCAVTSNEQVKGYGTHLMNHLKEYHIKHSILYFLTYADEYAIGYFKKQGFSKDIKVTKSRYLGYIKDYEGATLMECELNPRIPYTELSHIIKRQKEIIKKLIERKQSQIRKVYPGLTCFKEGVRQIPVESIPGIRETGWKPSAKEKVKELKDPDVLYNMLKNLLAQVKTHPDAWPFMEPVKKTEAPDYYEIIRFPIDLKTMTERLKNRYYVTKKLFIADLQRVITNCREYNPPDSEYCKCANTLEKFFYFKLKEGGLIEK; this is encoded by the exons ATGTCGGACCCAGCGGCACAGGCCTTGCAACCCCGGCTACATCAAGCTCAGTCTGGTGGGACTGCTGGGTCTAACGCTGCTGCGGTGGGATCTGGATCGGGGAACAGTGACCCAGTCAGACCAGGTCTTAGCCAACAACAGCGGGCGAGTCAAAAAAAAGCCCAAGTCAGAGCTTTTCCACGGGCGAAAAAGCTCGAGAAACTCGGCGTCTTCTCCGCttgcaag GCTAGTGACACATGCAAGTGCAATGGCTGGAAGAACCCACAACCGCCGACTGCCACCCGAAGTATGGATTTACAGCAACAAGCGGCCAGCCTTAGCGAGTCCTGCCGCAGCTGCGGGCATGCCCTGG CGGCCCATGTGTCCCACCTGGAGAACGTGTCCGAGGAGGAGATCAACAGGCTGCTGGGCATGGTGGTGGATGTGGARAACCTCTTTATGTCTGTGCACAAGGAGGAGGACACGGACACCAAGCAGGTCTACTTCTACCTCTTCAAGGTATGACATCACTTCCCCCTCCATTCCAACCAG YWMCMSWAMARTAMWKTWYKTWYWSKWYWSKTTTATKTTGYTCCTCAGGGAGTGTTGAACTTCGTKCAGTACAAATTCAGCCACCTGGCACCCAGAGAGAGGCAGACGATGTTTGAGCTCTCCAAGATGTTCCTCCTGTGYCTCAACTACTGGAAGCTGGAGACTCCCACACAGTTCCGCCAGCGGTCCCAGAAGGATGATGGCACAGCCTACAAAGTGGACtacaccag GTGGCTATGCTACTGCCATGTCCCCCAGAGTAACGACAGCCTGCCGCGCTATGAGACCACCCAGGTGTTTGGCCGCAGTCTGCTGAAGTCAATCTTCACCGTGACGCGYCGCCAGCTCCTGGAGAAGTTCCGAGTGGAGAAGGACAAGCTCCTACCAGAGAAACGCACACTCATCCTCACACACTTTCCCAA GTTTCTGTCTATGCTAGAGGAGGAGATCTATGGGGAAAACTCTCCCATCTGGGAGGCTGACTTCACCATGCCTGCCTCCGAGGGGGGCCAACTGGGTCACCAGTTAG TGATCAGCCCTGCTGCAGTGTCGGGCTCGCCCTCCTTCACTAAGGGCATGAACAGTGGCTCTTCGCTAGGCAGTCTGGCGCTGGACTCTGGCGTGGCCGAGCCTGTAACAG gagagaagaggaagcttCCAGAAGTTCTGACCCTGGAGGACGCTAAAAGGATCAGAGTGATGGGAGACATCCCGATGGAGTTGGTCAACGAGGTCATGATGACCGTCACTGACCCGGCTGCCATGTTGGGCCCAGAG ACGAGTCTGCTGTCTGCCAATGCTGCTCGTGATGAGACAGCCAGGTTAGAGGAGAGGCGGGGCATCATAGAGTTCCATGTCATAGGGAACTCTCTTTCCCAGAAGTCCAACAAGAAGATTCTGATGTGGCTGGTGGGCTTGCAGAACGTCTTCTCYCACCAGCTGCCTCGCATGCCCAAAGAGTACATCACACGYCTMGTGTTTGACCC GAAGCACAAGACKCTGGCCCTAATCAAAGATGGCCGTGTCATCGGGGGGATCTGTTTCAGGATGTTCCCCACCCAGGGCTTCACTGAGATCGTCTTCTGTGCYGTCACATCCAACGAGCAAGTCAAG GGCTACGGTACTCACCTGATGAACCACCTAAARGAGTACCACATCAAGCACAGCATCCTGTACTTCCTCACCTACGCTGATGAGTACGCCATTGGCTACTTCAAGAAGCAG GGTTTTTCCAAAGACATCAAAGTGACTAAGAGTCGTTACCTTGGTTACATCAAGGACTACGAGGGGGCTACCCTCATGGAGTGTGAGCTAAATCCCAGAATCCCCTACACAGAGCTCTCTCATATCATCAAGAGGCAGAAAGAG ATCATTAAGAAGCTGATTGAGAGGAAGCAGAGCCAGATCAGGAAGGTATACCCAGGACTCACCTGCTTCAAAGAGGGGGTACGGCAGATCCCTGTGGAGAGCATCCCTGGCATCA GAGAGACAGGCTGGAAGCCCAGTGCAAAGGAGAAAGT GAAAGAGTTGAAAGACCCTGACGTGTTGTACAACATGCTGAAGAATCTCCTGGCCCAGGTCAAG ACTCACCCTGATGCCTGGCCCTTCATGGAGCCTGTGAAAAAGACTGAGGCTCCWGACTACTACGAGATCATACGCTTCCCCATTG ATCTGAAGACCATGACGGAGAGGCTGAAGAACAGATACTATGTGACCAAGAAGCTGTTCATAGCAGACCTGCAGCGCGTCATTACCAACTGCCGTGAATACAACCCCCCGGACAGCGAGTACTGCAAGTGTGCCAACACACTRGAGAAGTTCTTCTACTTTAAGCTGAAGGAAGGGGGCTTGATCGAGAAGTGA